The Streptomyces sp. NBC_00659 genomic interval GAGCCAGAACCCCCCGGAGGGCGAGCCTGCCTACATCGGCCTGCGGCGGGGCACCACGGAACTGGCCGTGGTCTCGGCGGACTGGCCCGCCGCCCAGTGCGGCGTCCCGTCCGCTCCGGGACCGTGCTTCGAGATGTTCGTCCTGGTCGACGATCTGGACACCACCCTCAAGCAGCTCGCCGACATCCGGGTGCCCCTGCTGCGCGCCCCCGCCGACATGCCGTGGGGCGAACGCATCGCCCATGTCGCCGACCCGGACGGCAACCCCGTCGCCGTCGCCTGCGCCATCCACTCCTGACCACAGACCTTCCCCGGGACGTACCATGACGCTGGATATCGCCGAGCTCATCGACTTGCTCGAACCACCGCCGGACACCCGGCCCGATCCGGACTCCTTCGTACGCGCCGCCATGGACTGGCACTTCAGCCCGGCCACCGGCTCACCGTTCTGGCTGAACCGGGCCCGAACCCTGGAGTTCGACCCCCGCACCGACGTCCGTACCCTCGCGGACCTCGCCCTCTTCCCGAACGTCTCGGGCGAACTGCGGTACGCACCGGTCGCGGACCTCATACCGCGCGGCTACGGCGAACACCCGGACGTGGTCGGCGTCTTCGAGAGCGGTGGCACCACCGGTGTGCCCAAGCGGGTCGTCCTGCTGCGGGACTGGCTGGAGCGGATGCTCGCCTGGAGCAACGCCGCCCTGGACGCGTACGGTTTCCCGCGCGGCACCGACTGGCTCGGGCTGGTCCCCTCCGGCCCGCACATCGTCGGCGAGTACTTCCGCCGCAGCGCGGCCGCCTTCGGACGCCACGGCTTCGCCATCGACCTGGACCCGCGCTGGGTGAAGCGGTGTATCGCAGAGGGGCGCGGGGCGGAGGCCTCCGCGTACGCGGAGCATGTGATCGACCAGGCCGCCGACGTCCTGCGCAACCAGGAGATCGGCGTCCTCACCATCACCCCGCCGCTGCTGGAACGGCTGGCCCGGCGCGAGGACCTCGTCGACATCGTCAACGAGAAGGTGCGGGCGATCCGCTGGGGCGGTACCCAGCTCGACCCGGACTCCCGCCACCTCTACCGCACCGAGGTCTTCCCCGGCACAGTGCTCGCCGGCAACTACGGAAGCACCATGATCGTCGGCTTCGCCGGTGAGCGCCCGGGGCTGTCCGACGACGACCCGTGCGTCTTCGACACACTCGGCCCACACGTCACGTTCGGCGTCGTCGACCCCGAGACCCGCGAGCCCGTCGCCCTCGGCGAGCGCGGGAGGGTGGTGGCGCACCACCTCAGCCGCTCCTTCCTGCTGCCCAACAACCTCGAACGCGACCTGGCCACCCGGGTGGCGCCGCCCGAGGGCGGGTTCGGGGACTCCGTCGCGGACATCGCCCCCGTCGCGACCTTCGAGAGCGAGCAGGTCATCGAGGGGGTCTACTGATGGCCGCCACCCCCGACACCGTGCTGGCGGCGCTCGGCCCGCGAGGTCCCTACCGCGCCCGCAACCGCCTCACCGTCACCGACGTACGGGGCGAAGCGGCCGCCGAACTCAGCATGGTTCCCAGCCTGTTCGTGAACCGTTCCCTCGCCGCCCTCCGGTCGGCCGCCCCGCTGGGCCCGGACGAGCGGGCCGCCGCGCTGCGCCGGGCCGCGGACCTGTTCTCCACCGGCACGGTCGCCGGTCGCACCGTCGCGGAGTACGAACACGACGTCAGCCGGGTCGGCGGCATCCCCATCCAGGTCGTCCGCGTCGCCACCCGTTCCCTCGCCACCCGGCTGGCGGCCGCGTGGGAGAGCGCCTGGCAGGCCAGGCCCCAGGGCGCCGTCGACGACTGGCGGGACCCCAGGACCCGAGCCGGCCGTGCGATATGGACTCGGCGCGGCGAGGTGTTCGCCGTGAACGCGGCCGGTAATCACCCCGGCACCCACAGCCTGTGGCCCGAGGCGCTGGCACTCGGGTACCGCGTCGCGGTGCGGCCCTCCCGGCGCGAGCCCTTCACCCCCCACCGGCTGATCAGCGCCCTGCGCGCCGTCGGTTTCGGCGACGACCACGTGGCCCTGCTCCCCACCGGACACGAGCAGGCCGACGACCTGCTGCGGGGAGCGGACCTCGGCATGGTCTACGGCGGCGACGACGTGGTGCGCCGGTACGGGGCCGACCCGACGGTGTTGACCCAGGGCCCCGGCCGGTCCAAGATCCTGCTCACCGGGGACGTCGACTGGCGCGACCACCTCGACATCATCGTCGACTCGGTCGCCCATCACGGCGGCACCGGTTGCGTCAACGCCACCGCGGTGTACGTCGAGGGCGACCCGGCACCGCTGTGCGAGGCCCTCGCCGAACGCCTCGGTGCCCTGCCGGCCGTCGCGCCGGACGACGACAAGGCGGTGCTCCCCGTGCAGCCCGCCGCCGCGGCCCGGGCCCTGGCGGCGCATCTCGCACGGCGGGCCGAGGGCGCCCGGGCATGGCGCGGCGCCGACGACGTCGTCGCCGAACTCGGCGACGGAAGTGCCGCGTTGCGCCCGGCCGTGCACCAGGTCGACCGGCCCGACGCGCCGCAGACCGGGGTCGAGCTGCCGTTTCCCTGCGTCTGGGTCGCTCCCTGGACCCCGGAGGCGGGCATCGCGGTGCTGCGCGGCAGCCTCGTCCTCACCGTCCTGACCCACCAGGAGGAGCTGATCGACCGGCTCCTCGACGAGCCGACCATCAGCAATGTGTACGTGGGCGACGAGCCCACCTACCGGATCGCGCCGGGCCTGCCCCACGACGGGTTCCTCGGTGAGTTCCTGATGCGCAGCAAAGCGGTCGTCCGGCACT includes:
- a CDS encoding phenazine antibiotic biosynthesis protein yields the protein MTLDIAELIDLLEPPPDTRPDPDSFVRAAMDWHFSPATGSPFWLNRARTLEFDPRTDVRTLADLALFPNVSGELRYAPVADLIPRGYGEHPDVVGVFESGGTTGVPKRVVLLRDWLERMLAWSNAALDAYGFPRGTDWLGLVPSGPHIVGEYFRRSAAAFGRHGFAIDLDPRWVKRCIAEGRGAEASAYAEHVIDQAADVLRNQEIGVLTITPPLLERLARREDLVDIVNEKVRAIRWGGTQLDPDSRHLYRTEVFPGTVLAGNYGSTMIVGFAGERPGLSDDDPCVFDTLGPHVTFGVVDPETREPVALGERGRVVAHHLSRSFLLPNNLERDLATRVAPPEGGFGDSVADIAPVATFESEQVIEGVY
- a CDS encoding aldehyde dehydrogenase family protein — its product is MAATPDTVLAALGPRGPYRARNRLTVTDVRGEAAAELSMVPSLFVNRSLAALRSAAPLGPDERAAALRRAADLFSTGTVAGRTVAEYEHDVSRVGGIPIQVVRVATRSLATRLAAAWESAWQARPQGAVDDWRDPRTRAGRAIWTRRGEVFAVNAAGNHPGTHSLWPEALALGYRVAVRPSRREPFTPHRLISALRAVGFGDDHVALLPTGHEQADDLLRGADLGMVYGGDDVVRRYGADPTVLTQGPGRSKILLTGDVDWRDHLDIIVDSVAHHGGTGCVNATAVYVEGDPAPLCEALAERLGALPAVAPDDDKAVLPVQPAAAARALAAHLARRAEGARAWRGADDVVAELGDGSAALRPAVHQVDRPDAPQTGVELPFPCVWVAPWTPEAGIAVLRGSLVLTVLTHQEELIDRLLDEPTISNVYVGDEPTYRIAPGLPHDGFLGEFLMRSKAVVRH